The genomic stretch GACGCCGCGGGCCGCCAGTACGGCCGCATGCTCGGCCAGCCGATGATGGTGTTCGCCGCCGACCTCGCAGGCTTGCAGGGCGCGCACCGGCAAGCGGTCTCGCGCGAACTGACGATCGTGCCGTACGTGCACGCGATGTTTTCCACGGGCCACGACGCCGCGAACCGCGAGGTGTTTCGCGCGGGCGACGCCGAGCATCCCGACTTCGTCGGCATCGCGCTGATCGGGCCGAAGAAGGCCGTCGACAAAGCCATCAAGGGCCTCAAACTGCACGCCTGAGCGCGCGGCGGCTCACAACATCGGCGAATGCAGATGGTCAGGATGGTCGATCATGTCGGCCACGAGATGCAGCGACTCTTCCATCGCGAGCGCGTCGCCGGGACCGCCCAGGCAAATGCGCACGGCGTTGGGCGGATTGCCGTCGGTGCTGAACGCCGCGCCCGAGACCACGCCGATCTGCTTCGTGCGCAAGTGCGAGGCGAGTTCGGACGCGCTCCAGCCCGTGGCGGCGGGCACCGTGAGCCACAGATGAAAGCAGTCCTTCGAGGTTTCGAATGCGCGCGAGGCGAAGACCTGCGCGGCAATGTGCTGGCGCACCGCGCACTCGCTCCGGATGGCGGCGAGCATCTGTTGCGCGATGCCGTTCTCGATCCAGCGCGCCGCGAGATGCGACATGTACGGGCTCGCCATCACGGTGGTCGCGCGTAGCGCACCCGAGAGCCGCTGCGCGTGACGCGCGCTCGGCGCGACCACGTACGCCACGCGCAGCCCCGCGCCG from Paraburkholderia acidisoli encodes the following:
- a CDS encoding DUF2000 family protein, translated to MFDTKVALIVRDDLAVWQKLNVVAFLATGIAAAQPDALGEPYEDAAGRQYGRMLGQPMMVFAADLAGLQGAHRQAVSRELTIVPYVHAMFSTGHDAANREVFRAGDAEHPDFVGIALIGPKKAVDKAIKGLKLHA